A window of Deinococcus sp. YIM 134068 genomic DNA:
CGTAGCTTGGCCGCAATCACCTCCCTGGGGTAGCCAGCGTCAAACTCCACCGCTACTACCCTGCCGTCGGGCACGTGAATCTCCGCATCGGGGAGGTGACGGCGCTCGCGGCCAGTCAGGGTATTGAGTTGAAGCAGCGGTCCATAGGCCTCCCCTATGTGTCCTCGCGTTTCTGCCACACCTGCCCAATGCATCAGTGTCGAGGAGGGCAGGGACTGATAAGACGGGTCGGCCACAACAAACCGCAGCTCGGTCTGCGACCCAGGCTGTGTCACCCGTGTCCGGCAGGTACGGTCAACGGTCACCAGTCCCATTTGTTGGGCGGTCGTCAGGAGATCAAGCCGCTCCAGTTGAACGGTCGTCAACGTCCGGTCAATGGCGAGCATCTCCCGCAACTCTTTCTTTCTCTTGGCCGGGTGGCGGACGGACATGACCGACTCTGGCACGGCGGCAAATGGCCGTGTGCTGAACTGCGCATCGAATGGCGTGCAGGACATGGAAGTCCGCCACCCGGCCAGGTTGATCTATAGGTTAGTGTTTAGTATTTTTGCACAGTTTCCCTGTCCAGAACAGCGATTTTTGTCTTTCCTTATAAGGTGGCAAGCCAGGTAACAAGTGAATGGCAAGACCTGTAACGTGCGCCCATGTTGGCATCCGAACTGGCAGAGGAATTGGGCGTCGATCCGAGTGTCATCACCAAGAGGCTGACGGCGTACCGGGCAGAGACGGGGCAGGAAAAGACCCGGCTGCTGGACGCGCAGACGGCGGAGCACATGCGGGAGGTGCACCGGCTGCTGCAGACCCAGACGGCCACCACGACGCGTGAGGCGGTGCAGCGTGCCCTGGGCCGGTGGGTGGGGCCACTCTCGACGGGAGAGGCCCACCAGCTGTCCCGCCGCATCGAGCAGGTCGACACCCGGTTGCAGCAGATCGGGCAGATGGTCGGGGAGATCCACGACATCGTGACGACCCGCCAGCGGCAACGTGGATTGCAGGCAGAGCAGCGGCCGCCCCTTCAGGTACACGGACAGAAGCTGGACGTGGAGGAAGTGCTGGAGGAAGCGGCCCTGGATGGTGACGAGACGCCGGATGGGGATTCACTGGCGGCTTTCCGGCAACACACGCTCGGCACCACCTCGTGACCCTGGCGGCGGCAGGCCATGGCGCGCCGCGCATCTCGGCAGCACACCAAGCGGTACTGCCGCGTGTGGGACCCGGCACTGCGGAAGATGGTCCTGCTGCACCGTCAGCTTGCGGCTGAGATCCTAGGCCGCCCCCTGCGCCCCGAGGAGGTCGTGCACCACCGGGACGGCAACGGCCTGAACAACGCTCCTGAAAACCTGGAAGTCCTGCCCGACCAGCGGCATCACGTCCACGTTGAATACCACCAAAAGCGCTGGCGGGGAGGGCAACTCCCGTTGTCGCCGGACTGGTTGCCTGCGGTTGCACTCTCGCAAAGTGGGTCCGTGGGGGAAGGTGAGGGTGCAGCTTATCCCTCCAACCCGCGGCAACCGAGGCACTTCCACCGCTGACCGTTTTGACCACTTTGACCCTGTTTTCTGAAAAGTCTACTTACGATCCTCTATAGGAGAAGAAGGAAAGAGACTTTTGGGAAAACGGCACCGAAATGGTCAAAATGGTCAGTTCCTGTTCACGCCTGATGCGCCGGGCTGGTCAGCCACCGAGGGGAAGGCGGAGGGCTTGGTCAGCTTCCATCCCTTCACCTTGCCGTTGCTGTGAGAGTCCAGCCCCACTGAGCGGCAGGCGCGGTTGAACTTCTGTGCCCCCAGCGGGCGGGTACCCACGCTCTCGCACCAGCTTTCGTACTCCCTCCGGAACGCGGTCACGCCCACGCCCTGCACCAGCTCGGCGGGGTCGAGGGTCGCCCAGAAGTCGCGCAACGGATCTACGTCGCCCCAGAAGGCCCGCGTCGCAGCCCGGCACACGACGGCCCGGTGAACGTCGCCCGCCCGGTGTACGCGCCCCAGGCCCTCGACAGCCCACGACGCGAAGCCCAGCACCAGGGCGCTGCTGGGGTCCTGCCTGAGTTCCTCCAGGCGCCGCCCGCCCAGCAGCGGCCCGCCTCCCCGCAGCGGGTGGGAGAAGGGCAGCGCCAGCACGCGGTCTTTCAGGGCATCGTCGTAAGCCTCGACCCTGGGCGCATCGTTCGCCACCATCAGCAGCACGTGCGAGGCCCGACCGGTGAAGCTTTCGGCATACAGCCGCCGCACGGCCAGGCGGTCGCCCCCGCTGAGGGTCTTCAGGCTCTCGGCATCGAGGCGGGCGTTTCCAGCCTCAGCGCACAGCGCCACGCGCTTCCCCCAGATCACGGCGCCCAGGCGCTCGCGGTCGGCATCTGTGGCGAGGTGCTTAGGGCTGATCGTGGCGGCCATGTCACCCAGGACCGTCGCCAGCAGCTCGGCGAAGGTGCTCTTTCCCGTTCCCCCCTCGCCGTAGAGCCAGGGCAGCAGCCGCAGCGAGGCGGCCCCGCTTAGGGCGTACCCGGCCACGTCCTGAAGGGTGAGCGCGAGGTCAGCGTCCCCACCCGTGATCCGGTCGAGCACCTCCAGCCACTCGCCCCGATCCGCGCCCGGCTGGTATGCCACAGCCGCGAGCGTAAGCATGTGATCCTCGCGCCGCGCCTCGCGGAACTCGCCCTGGGCCCATACGCCGTTCTCGAACCCCACCAGCCAGGGGCGTGGCTCAAAGTTGCGGATGCTCTGGATGGAAAGGGTCTGCGCCGCGCTCAGGATTGCCCGCTGGCGCGAGTCAGATTCCGTGGCTTTGGCCGCGCGGGCGTGCGCGTAGTACGCCTTTTCCATCGCCTCTGCCCGGCGCCTCATCACCTTGACCTCGCGCGAGTCCGGGCCGTGCTCCTGGGCCAGCCGCTTGGCGGCCACGTCCAGACGGCTGTAGAGGCTCAGCAGCCGCTCGACCTCCCGCCCCATCGCCACGCCCAGCCCCTGCACCCGCCGCCGCGCCTCCACCTGGCCCGCCCCATCCTTGCCGCCGCTAAGCCACTGCTTCCCGTTCCAGGCCACGTACCCGCCGAACTCAGCAACGTACTCCAGGTCATCCCCAGCCAGCTCGCGCAGCCGGTGGGCGTGCGCGTTGTCCGTATCGGCGGCCACCACCGGCCAAGTGATGCCCAGCAGCTCGCGCACCTGGGCGCTGCTGTAGGTGCCCCCCTCGCCTTCCGGGTCGGGAAGCTCTTCAGCGGAGGGTAGATCACTGGCGGACTGCTCGACCCTGGCCGCCGCTTGCCGGAGGTTGCCGCTGGGCTTCTTCCCGCCCTTCTTCACGCCCACGAACTGCGCCACTCTCGACGGGTCCACCGGCTTTCCCTTCCCTGCTTCCAGGCCGCTGCTGACCGTCCGCTCGACCTCGTGCCCTTCCAGACCCACGCGCTGCCCCACAGCGGACAGCTCAGCGCGGGCGCGGTCCTCGTCCAGAAAGCCCCCGCCCACCATCTGACCGGCGCGGAAGGCGGCCCAGTTCAGCGCCTTATTCCTGCTGCCCTCCCCGGTGCCCAGCACATCGGCGCAGACGTTCAGCAGAGTGATTTCTCCGTACTTGCGCTGCACCTCTGCCCTTGTCCCCGCTGTGCCGCTTCTGATTTCCCCGCACAGCCGGTCGGCCTCCGCCCGGCGCTCGGCGGCATCCTGCTGCTGGTGCTCACGCTCAGCCTGGGCCGCGGCCAGGGCGTCGCTGAGTCCGGGGAAGTTGCCCAGCAGGTCGGCGCGGCTGTACTGGGCGTCCGGGCGCGTCTCCAGAATCCGCGTCAGGAAGCCCGGCTCTTTCTTGCCGTGCCAGTACCCCGGCAGGCGCATCACGCGCGGCAGATCGTGGACGGATGTGTCCCCCCCGTACAGGCCCGCGAGGTGCTTCTGGGCCGTGCCGAACTCGTCGAGGGGCAGGTCAGCCACCGCCCAGTAGGCGTGATACCGACCGGGGCTGCTCTCGACCACGGCAGTCGGGGGCAGGTGGAAGCCGCCACTCGGCAGTGGCGCGCCGTCAAGGTCCACAAACACGGCGGCCACCCGCGCCACCTCATGCGCCTGGCGGCGCGTGGCTTCCGGCTTCAGGACGTTCACCGTCCAGAACACGCCCACGCGGGCGAGGCCCTGCCGTGTGTACTGGCCCGCCCCGATCTCTTCCAGGGTGAAGCTGCTCCCCGTGGCTGTGGGGCCGGACGTGCGGCCCTTGCCGCCCGCTTTCGCCAGCGCGTACATCTGCGTCTTGCGGGGCTTGCCGCTCCTGTCCTTCCAGGAGTCGAGCCAGTACAGCTCATCCGGCCCGTCCTTGAAGGTCTGGAGGAACGTGGACTCGTCCGGCAGCCGAAACAGGCTGATCAAGCGGGCAGCCTCATGGGGGTTAATCTGCTCTGCCAGGTCGTGGGCGTACTTATGCACAGGCCGTGTCATGATCGTCCCAGCCGTGAGCCATCTCCTGGCTCTGCAGGGTCCCACGCGGAGCAGCTTCCGGCAGAGCCAGATGGTTTGACACCCGAAAAAATTAGCCTCGCAAAGAGGATTGAGATAAACTGGGATGGCAGCAGCCGCTGCCGCTGGAAGCCCCGCCTCTCGCCCAGGCGGGGCATACTAATTGGTGCTCACTAACTGCATTTGTGCTCCCAGGGTTGGTTTGCGCCAGCGGAGCTGGTGCTCTATGTCCGCCTATCTGCCTGTCGTCCCGGAATGTCGCCCGATGAGCAGTGCATCGATTGCGGCGGCGGGAAACCAGAGGCGCCGAGGACCGTTACGTATGACCGGGATCTCCCCACTCTTGGCCAGGGCATAGAGCGCGTCTCTCCCGTACGCCACAACGCCATATGCCTCTCGTTGATACGCAATCGCATCCTGCACGCTCAACACTCTCGGCGAGGACTGCGGCTGGGGGCAGTCA
This region includes:
- a CDS encoding HNH endonuclease yields the protein MVLLHRQLAAEILGRPLRPEEVVHHRDGNGLNNAPENLEVLPDQRHHVHVEYHQKRWRGGQLPLSPDWLPAVALSQSGSVGEGEGAAYPSNPRQPRHFHR
- a CDS encoding phage/plasmid primase, P4 family, encoding MHKYAHDLAEQINPHEAARLISLFRLPDESTFLQTFKDGPDELYWLDSWKDRSGKPRKTQMYALAKAGGKGRTSGPTATGSSFTLEEIGAGQYTRQGLARVGVFWTVNVLKPEATRRQAHEVARVAAVFVDLDGAPLPSGGFHLPPTAVVESSPGRYHAYWAVADLPLDEFGTAQKHLAGLYGGDTSVHDLPRVMRLPGYWHGKKEPGFLTRILETRPDAQYSRADLLGNFPGLSDALAAAQAEREHQQQDAAERRAEADRLCGEIRSGTAGTRAEVQRKYGEITLLNVCADVLGTGEGSRNKALNWAAFRAGQMVGGGFLDEDRARAELSAVGQRVGLEGHEVERTVSSGLEAGKGKPVDPSRVAQFVGVKKGGKKPSGNLRQAAARVEQSASDLPSAEELPDPEGEGGTYSSAQVRELLGITWPVVAADTDNAHAHRLRELAGDDLEYVAEFGGYVAWNGKQWLSGGKDGAGQVEARRRVQGLGVAMGREVERLLSLYSRLDVAAKRLAQEHGPDSREVKVMRRRAEAMEKAYYAHARAAKATESDSRQRAILSAAQTLSIQSIRNFEPRPWLVGFENGVWAQGEFREARREDHMLTLAAVAYQPGADRGEWLEVLDRITGGDADLALTLQDVAGYALSGAASLRLLPWLYGEGGTGKSTFAELLATVLGDMAATISPKHLATDADRERLGAVIWGKRVALCAEAGNARLDAESLKTLSGGDRLAVRRLYAESFTGRASHVLLMVANDAPRVEAYDDALKDRVLALPFSHPLRGGGPLLGGRRLEELRQDPSSALVLGFASWAVEGLGRVHRAGDVHRAVVCRAATRAFWGDVDPLRDFWATLDPAELVQGVGVTAFRREYESWCESVGTRPLGAQKFNRACRSVGLDSHSNGKVKGWKLTKPSAFPSVADQPGASGVNRN